One genomic region from Phragmites australis chromosome 1, lpPhrAust1.1, whole genome shotgun sequence encodes:
- the LOC133913542 gene encoding myb-related protein Hv33-like — MGREAATTRPKLRRGLWSPEEDEKLYNHIIRYGVGCWSSVPKLAGLERCGKSCRLRWINYLRPDLKRGSFSQQEEDLIINLHQILGNRWSQIASQLPGRTDNEIKNFWNSCIKKKLRQRGIDPTTHKALNDDVATTEAPQDDSKQLPADDQCFAIGGDPLAPHSPTVSFDPLSVTNVPAMQTGSYGAANSFRSDVLCDYSGSVVDVVSDAATYSAYTGGGDSSCNSNSTWTCGNVVGGEPMPHIDMFGRDGDAYPFDPAKFSPWHHDPQQQHSAVRLNDNDNASAAASFPIRSMSRDLPDSCFDLARGALEDEFSVDFL; from the exons ATGGGGCGCGAGGCGGCAACGACGAGGCCGAAGCTGCGGAGGGGGCTGTGGTCgcccgaggaggacgagaagctctACAACCACATCATCCGCTACGGCGTCGGCTGCTGGAGCTCAGTCCCAAAGCTCGCAG GCTTGGAGCGATGTGGCAAGAGCTGCAGGCTGCGATGGATCAACTACCTGAGGCCTGATCTCAAGAGGGGAAGCTTCTCCCAGCAGGAGGAGGACCTCATCATCAATCTCCACCAAATTCTAGGCAACAG GTGGTCCCAGATCGCTTCGCAGCTGCCCGGCCGGACGgacaacgagatcaagaacTTCTGGAACTCATGCATCAAGAAGAAGCTCCGGCAGCGGGGTATCGATCCCACCACCCACAAGGCGCTCAACGACGACGTCGCCACTACCGAGGCGCCGCAAGACGACTCCAAGCAGCTCCCGGCCGACGACCAATGCTTTGCCATCGGCGGCGACCCTCTCGCGCCGCACTCCCCAACCGTCAGCTTCGACCCCCTGTCCGTGACCAACGTCCCAGCAATGCAGACGGGCTCCTACGGCGCCGCGAACTCCTTCCGGTCCGACGTCCTCTGTGACTACAGTGGCAGCGTCGTCGACGTCGTCTCTGATGCCGCCACGTATAGTGCCTACACTGGTGGCGGAGACAGCTCCTGCAACAGCAACAGCACCTGGACCTGCGGCAATGTGGTCGGCGGTGAGCCGATGCCACACATAGACATGTTCGGCCGGGACGGCGATGCGTACCCGTTCGATCCCGCAAAGTTCAGCCCCTGGCACCACGACCCGCAGCAGCAGCATTCAGCAGTGAGGCTCAACGACAACGACAACGCCAGCGCAGCCGCCAGCTTCCCGATCCGGTCGATGTCGCGGGACCTGCCGGATTCCTGCTTTGACCTCGCTCGCGGCGCGCTGGAGGATGAGTTCAGCGTCGACTTCCTCTGA